CACTCGTACTGATAATGGCATAGTCAGAAGATGTTATCCATTCGTGAATCCACTAGCCAAGTATTATTTCCGAAGCAGAGATTCTTTGGCTATCGCAAATGATGATTTTCACAGTTGGTGAAAAATTACCCAGAGACTTGCCTGCACCTACAAAGTCATACCCCGTGCACGGTTATAAATAGCAAACTCGGAGGGGGAAGGGACCGGGcaaggggagaagggaggattTGAAGTACAATGTTCAAGAAGCTGGTTTAATATATGACCAAGTGTCAGAAGTCAGGTTTCTGAGAATTACTTTTCAGATAAACAACTTTATAGCACCGCACTTAATCTTACTTACTAGAGACATCTCATTTATCACGGAATTACAAGTAACTTTAATTCTATCGATATTCCCATAAAGCTCGCTCGGCAAAGCGAGCCTGGCAGCTCGACAGGCTGCGGGCTTCCCCGGCCCAAGGGGGGACCAAGGGGGGACCCcaaccgagccgagccgagccgggccgggcggggccggccccgaCGGCGGGGCCCCgacggcacggctcggcacggcccggcacggctcggctcggctcccGCGGCTCGGCGCCGGCCGGGGACGGCCTCGGCACTGACCTTTCGACGAGAGATGGCGCTGTCGAGGTTTGAACGGagccgctccgccgccgctcGGCACCGCCGGGTGCAGCCCGCTCCGCGCTCGCACGGctcccccctccagccccggcCGAGGGGCACCGGGAGGGGAGGCTAAAGGGAAGACAATTAGTTCGCGATGTATTCCGTTAATTAGCCCGGCCAGGCAGGCCGAGCGCCGGCGGGAGCGGGGCTTGCAAACTTGCAGGGCTTTCGGACCTCTCTGCTGGGGGCGGCCGGGGAACGATCGCTGCCGGCAGCAAGCGGCAAACCCAGGGGGGAGCCGCCGcgggggggcggcccggggggcCTCGGTACCGGCACCAGGTACCGGCTGGAGCCCGGCTGCGCTCGGCAGCACCGCCgagccccgccgagccccgcggaGCCGCCCCCTCCCTCGGGCCGTCCCCGCACGCCCCCGGGCCAAGTCCCCCGGTGCCCTCGGGTGCCCGGCCGGCCAGCAGCACCCGGGGGCTCCGCACCccggggcagagcagggcagagcagggcagagcaggacaaaGCAGGACAAAGCAGGACAAAGCAAGGCagcgcggagcggagcggagccgggCGGGCACCCGACGGCGCGTCCCGGCGGGCGGAGCGGCCCCAGCCCGGTGCCCGGTCGCCGGTGAgcggggcgggcaggaaggggtTACGGCGCTCCCAGCTGACAGTCAGCTGATTGCGCCCTGATTGACAGCCCCGAAAAGTTTCCTTGTTTCTATACTATTATGCTAATGCCggcggctgcaggcagcccatTGGGCCGCCCGCCCAGCCAATTTGCCATTCGGAGGCTGACGTCAGGAGCGCTATAAAACTCTGCAATGCTTTTAAACTCTCCTGCTGGatgaaacctttaaaatatttttcatcttcttgcCGTAGCTTTGGGgttgagttgtgtttttttttttttttctctctctctcctttttttttttttaatgattgttattattttggttGCGATATcgactttgattttttttttgtcttcggtctcttctccctcctcctttccccgATGAACCTCTCTCCTCGCTTTGCACTTTGCATGAGAAAGCCCAGAGGAAAGGCACCatgaagtgttaaaaataaccaaaccgaacctaaaaaaaaaaaaaaaagagagatttacTCGCAACAACACCAGCTAACACTTCCAGCTGCAGTTTGCAAGctgcaaaaagagagagaggagagagagagagagagaggaggaaaaaaaaaaaaaaaaaaacctttatgcAAAAGGCGAATAGCGAGAGCCCCTCGCTCTGATGCATCAGCAGCAGCGGAGACTCTGCAAGGGATAACGCGGAGCCGGAGCGAGAGCGGCcggggcggagcggagcggagccggaGCCGAGGCTGCGGCGAGAGGCAGCGGCAGGAGGAGCGGTGCGGAGGGGTGcggagcggtgcggagcggtgcggagcggAGCTCGCCCGGCAGCAAGCTGGCTCACCCGGCGGCAACTCAGAGCAGTCCCCTCGCTCCCGGAGCGCACCCTTTCTGGAGGACTGTCAGCAGCAAAAGGATGGCATCAGAACTGGCAATGAGCGGCTCCGACCTGCCCACCAGTCCCCTGGCCATGGAATATGTTAATGACTTCGATCTGATGAAGTTTGAAGTGAAAAAGGAGCCGGTGGAGACCGACCGCATTATCAGCCAGTGCGGCCGCTTGATCGCCGGGGGCTCGCTCTCCTCCACCCCGATGAGCACGCCCTGCAGCTCGGTGCCCCCGTCCCCCAGCTTCTCGGCGCCCAGCCCCGGCTCCGGCAGCGACCAGAAGGGCCACCTGGAAGACTACTACTGGATGACGGGCTACCCGCAGCAGCTCAACCCCGAGGCGCTGGGCTTCAGCCCGGAGGACGCGGTGGAGGCGCTCATCAACAGCAGCCACCACCCGCTGCCCGGCGCCTTCGATGGCTATGCTAGAGGGCAGCAGCTGGCCGCGGCCGCCGGCtccgggggctcggggccggccgAGGAGATGGGCTCGGCGGCCGCCGTGGTGTCGGCGGTGAtcgccgcggcggcggcgcagggCGGCGCGccccactaccaccaccaccaccaccaccacccgcACCACGGCGCCGGGGGGCACCCCCACGGCGCGGCGCCGGGCAGCGcgccgccttcctcctcctcctcctcctcctcctcctcctcctcgtcggCCGCCGGCtccggaggcggcggcggcggcggcggcggcggcggcgggggcgccgGGGGGCTGCACCACCCGCACCACGGCGGAGGCGGCCTGCACTTCGACGACCGCTTCTCGGACGAGCAGCTGGTCACCATGTCGGTGCGGGAGCTCAACCGGCAGCTGCGGGGCGTCAGCAAGGAAGAGGTGATCCGgctgaagcagaagaggaggacCCTCAAAAACAGGGGCTATGCCCAGTCCTGCCGCTTCAAGAGGGTCCAGCAGCGGCACGTCCTGGAGTCGGAGAAgaaccagctgctgcagcaagtgGAGCACCTAAAGCAGGAGATCTCCAGGCTGGTCCGGGAGAGGGACGCCTACAAGGAAAAGTACGAGAAGCTGGTCAGCAATGGCTTCAGAGAAAACGGATCCAGCAGCGACAACCCTTCCTCTCCAGAGTTTTTCATGTGAGTGCCCACAGCCTTGCCACCTTAACTAAAAGTTCTCCGTGTGAGTTGTTGTTGGGGGCTTTGCTAGAGCGACAACCCAGCTTGCCACCTcgtgtcacttttttttttgttgtttttaaactcaaaaCGATTTTAAAACCAAGTTGGTtttgggttgattttttttttttaaggtgggCTGGCTCCGTGGTGGCCGACCTAAACTTCTACAtgagtttcttttctgtttattattattatttttattatttttttttgtgggggcttgctgttttttttttttttaaatttaaaagatcCAACTCACCACCAACTCAGTTCTTCATATGAAGCTTGCTCTTCTTTGAAACCTGCCATccacattatatatatatttttaagttcatgaggttttttttcttttgagcttGCTGTGTCCAAAagagtcagattttttttgccatccTGAGTTCTTCATATGAGATTTGAGCTTTGcgaaaagtaaataataaaaaaaaacacacacacaaaaaaaaaaacaaaaaacataaaaaaacacaaaaaaaatagaaaaacaatgtGAAATTTTTAGACTCCAGCTTGCTGAGTTCCATCAGTTTTTAGCGTTGTTGTGCAAAACTAGAGATATACCTAGATCAACCTGCCAAAATCAAGCCTGCATCAACCTTCGGTGTGTTCATGTGAGTTTTGGCCTTAATCTGCCAAATGTGAGACTTTAGTCTGCCATTAGAATCCCATACTCATCTCATGCATTACGCTTGCTATTTTGTCTTAGCAACAATGAACTATAACTGTTTCAAAAGACTATGAAAAAGAGacattatattaataaaaaaccCTGCATGCTGGTCATGTACggtataattatttttttttcttttgcttggaAATGGACTTTTGGAGACTATTATGGCATGGCATtcatccttttgttttattgccTCATCACTTTTTTGGGTTGAAAGCAAAAAAGTGCAACCTTtgatcttcctcctcctcttcctccccattAAAGTTTGCATCTGCTCTAAAACTGCTTTGAGTTACTCAAAACTTCAGACTTCCTTTTAAATGCACTGAAGCATtccctcttaaaaaaaacatgccagAATGGATTTTGATAATgtggcaaaaaaagaaaaaaaaaagataaaaaatacaaaaagaactTTGGGAAGAtgttcaaaagcaaaattcacaTCCCATTTGGGGGGGACATTGAAACCATGCTGTTGCCTAAAACAGTcacacaaataattttaagtgatctgccccatctctctctctctctctctcttttttttttttttttttttttttcatttggtcaTGGTCAAATGTGGAATGCTCTGGGTTCCTAGTATATAATTTAATTCTAGTTTCTGTCATCTGTTAGCCCAGTTAAAATGTATGCTACAGATAAAGGAATGTTATAGATAAATTCGAAAGAGTTAGGTCTGTTTagatgtagattttttttttaaagattgatGCACTAAATTGTTTACTGTCGTGATGTAAAGGGGGGTAGAATTTGCAACGGgactgttttaaaaagtagtttatGCAGCATGTGCTTGCAACTTAAATATAAGTTGGGTATATGTAGTCCTTGCTATACCACTGACTGTATTTGAAAACCAAAGTATTAAAAGGGGGAGGCACCCCTGTTTATATCTATAGGGGTATTTTACATTCAAaatgtatggatttttttttttttcaaaattgaagTATTTGGGACTGAATTGCACTAAGATATAACCTGCAAGcatataatacaaaaaaaaaaaattacaaacctGTTTAGAACGCTAATACAATTTATGCAGTTACAAAGATGGCATTACtgcacagttttaaaatgatgcaGATTTTTTTACAGTTGTATTGTGGTGCAGAACTGGATTTTCTGTAACTTCAAAAATTCCACAGTTTTAAAGGCAATAatcagtaaattttattttcagggacTGATAtcctgtcttttaaaaaaaaatggaaagtaaatCTTACcacaataaatataaaaaaatcttgtcagttactttttcttttacatattttgctgtgcaaaattgttttatatCTTGAGTTACTAACTAACCACGTGTGATGTTCCtatgtgcttttctttcattttcaactCTATGGTTATATCAAAAGAGAGAATAATCTACAAtaataaactgcatttttttgatTCTGTACTCAGTTTCTTAGTGTGTAGTTTAAAGTTCAATAACTCCGACAGCAGTACTTCAGCGTACTGCATGGCAAAGGGGTAATGCTGATACAAGAGCTGGACTCGAtaagggaaaggagggaagaaggaaaaggatagctttgtggaaaatggaaaattgtcACCCACTAGAAATCAGTTATCTTTCAGGTAGATGAAAAACGTGAGCTTTCAGGTGCGTCCTCTGACTTCTCAGTACTGCAGTGACCTCAGTTTCAGTGACTCATatcatcccaccaggttttaGGAGATCTCAAAGGGGAGGTCTGCTTCAAAACCCGATGACATGATATGGCCCTGTATTTTGATGGTTTTATGATGGAGTGAAGCGAAAGGGAAGACTTCACATCCTCTTATCATCTGATCCAAGCAAAGCGTGCTTATCTCTAGTAAGAGATGACACTGCATCAGGCTTGGCTTGTCACAGAGACACTTAATGTTAGATCGAAATATTTCTTGCCATTTGGGTCCAtgcctcctcctttttttttcttttctttgcttttgtcccccattcttccttcatttgccctctttttttttttttttttttttttttttttttgctacaggCCTTAGAAAGCCCAGAGTGAAccaaggagcagagaaaaaatattcaaaggaCTTCCTCCAACTTTTGAAAGTTATTTGCCCTAAACAATCAGCCCCAAAGGTTAATGTGCTAGAAATGTTAAGGTCTCCAAGCCCCTCTTCACTGCAGTTCACCATGTCAAAGGGCATTTTGACTTCGAAAGGCTCCTCAGACCCTCGACCCAGCTAGTTTACAGCGACCTTCCCGGAGATCCTCCAGAGGAAGGAGGCAGGCTGTGCTCAGAATCCTCTCTCACCCTCTGAATGGGATTAGCAGCCCAGTTTGTTTGAAAAGCCTCTCTGAAGAATGCTCTGGCCCCTCTGGGACGATGGCTTTATCTCCAGACCCAGCCTCATAAACccagcatatatatatatatatatttaaaaattcaattttatcCCCACCCCACTCCTCCTGCTGTTGGTCCAACACCTTCCCAGCTTTAAAACCATCCCTGCTGGGTACTGGTGGCACCGAAAGCAGAGGACCTGTTACCATTCCCCTACCGGCACCCCATCCCACGCTGGGTGCTGGGGTCAGGATGCGACCCTGATGCCCCCCGAGCCGTGGGCGCTGCCTGTTGCTGCAAGCCCACCTCCTCCCATCGGATGGACCCCGGTGGTGCCCGCCGGGGGTGGCAGCAGGCATGTCCCCCCCAGTTTGGCGGGCGGTGGCCGTGGTCCTCGCTGCCGCACCTCACCCCTCCCCGGCACCTGGGCAGCGCAGTGCCCTTTGGCATCTGACCTTCTGTTGCACTGGGGTTTGAGTAATGGTTCAAGCTCCAGATTCTGGTTAATTCGAGTTCCATTTTCTGGTTAATGTGTAAGCTGTGGGTAAACTGGTCGCTATTGGCTGAGCAGAGAATTATCTCCTCTCATAAAGACGGggtttatttttgattttctttaattcctTCTCCCACCTCCCCTGGCTGAGCCTTTGCTGATACCCACGTTTATTCACAGGGGGTCACTCAGAGGCTCGGCCGGGAGCTCTTTCTCACTGCCACCCTTTCAGAGAGCTCCTGGAGGAGTCCTGCTCTGTATGGGGACGGAGCgagggcagcagagccctgagcCCACCAGCAATGGGACCCACTCCTGGTCCCCACACCACACTGCCAGCACAGGCTGACACCGGGCAAGGTTAGGAGCAGGCTCTAGAGTGTGAAAGGCGGTGGGAATCGCATGAGTAGcgcagagccctgctgcctccctcaaGTGTCTtctttctcagaggaaaaaaaaaaaaaaaaagctgtttgaacAACGATAAGAGAAATCCTTCCTAGAAATAGAGCGATTGCAAAAGGGAAAATTCCCATCACACGCCCAACctgagagggaagaggaggcttgCCTTTCTCCCAGCTTCACGTTGTTATTACACTCCCTAatctttctttgcaaataaaaaaataatgcagtctTCACTAGGCTGCATTTGAATTTCAGCCTGAAACCCGCTAACTTCCCAagtgaagggagaggaaaatgacagcagcaaGTTTTAATGTTCTCTAAAGTGAAGCGACTTTTGGGGTTCTCTGTATGAATCATTGCAGGGGAGCGCCCACCTTTGCCGCAGGACTGCTTGCTGGGCACTAATTGGAACCACTCTTCTCTGAATAACCCACATTCATTAATCACCCCTCGCTTGGCTATCGCCTCAATCCTGCTCCCAATGAGCTCGAGGTAAACCCCCGGTGCTCTCTGAGGGGAGCAGGATCCTGCCGTCCCCCCGCAGGTTCCTCCCGTGCCGAAGCAGGGGGAGCGCTGCCAGAGCTGGGGAGCCGCATGTCAGGAGACATGCGTGGTCTTAATCTCCCCATCACTAACAATGTCCCGCTTCTACCATAGTCCTGTGGTGCTTTCCCATTTATTAACTACATTACAAAGAACTTTCATGTGACCGGTGCTGGGAGATACGTGCACCGAGCGGCCCTTTGCTGGCCGTGAAACGGAGCGCACTGCGCTGCggccccttcctccccaccccacctcgCCCTcgggctttattttttttatttatttttttcctaaaatgaatCAAACCCCTCTGCCTAACATCCAGAGCCCACGAGTATTTCTGTGTTGGTTGCTGCAGCATTTTCCCTGCCCGAGAAAAAATGTCATCCTGGCCCGCATCTGAAAATCAGGGAGCAGAAGGGAGGGAACTAGCCCAGTCACACCGGtgtacatttatttcttcagccGGTGTACATATATTTCTTCAACCGGtgtacatttatttcttcaaatttatttcctcACCACCGCCGGCAGGTGCGGTGCAAGAAGTgcctgctcacagcagagcGCTGAGAGCTTCTATGTATTAGAAAGTCCTCTTTGcccttttaaaacaacaaaaaaaaaagtgtgtgcaGACTCAAAATGCCACTTGAAAACTACACCCCCCCGCAAAACGTGGCAGCAAATTTTAAGTGTAAAAAATGAACTTTCCcagctcttttttcctttcctttctgaaagcttcTGCGCAGctgtttcctctccctctctccgTGTAGTGTGTAGGAAGTTCTCGATCTAGAATCATTCATAATTTTAATACCAATTTCTATTTGACATAATACACTAATATCAGATACAGAGTGTAGCTGCTTCCTGGATTTAGGGAGGAAATGATGCATATATCAGAATTATCTGCTCAGATGCCAGAACTACACTGGTGTCATTTCAGCATGTGCTGCATTGAAAGGAAATCCTCTATATTTATTACGCCGATCATCAGAGGAGCTAAATGGACCCTCTGTTTCTGACACCTGTTCAGATGgccaaattaaaaatttcatgcaggaaagaaaaaaaatgctacacaGTTCAGTGTTGTGAATTCAGGTTTTTAATAAACTTTCCTCCCTACCGTTTCCAAAATCACTGAGATCAGATTGTGAGAGGCTGCCACGAGGCCTGGCCCTTCCAGGGACAGCTATGGAGagtgtgatttattttgtttgctcagCCGGGACGAAAACCAATCCTgtttgtacacacacacacacactctcgAGCAGTCTGTAGTCAAATGCTTCAGATATCTGTTTTAAGTGCACGTCTCGGTATGAATAGCACGAGGTAGCACACCAGGACGTGGCAGAGGTGAGTGGCTGTTGAAAGAACCGGTCTTTTCGGGAGGGAGCGGAGCGCTCGACCATTTCACACTTTTAACTCTCCTCTAATGAATTTTTGGGGCACGGCAGATCAAAATCAATAGATTAAAATACTGTATGCCGTGCCGCATTTAATTCTTGACTGCCTGAAATTGCGGGGGAGGACTGAGAATAACGTTTGTCACTCTTCGAGGGCTGAGTGCATTCAGATTTGTGAGCTCCAAGCCAACACGATGCAAAAATAGTTCAGGATGTGACTTAAGTTTTCAAGTGGAAAGCAAAAGGCCAGGGATCGACGAGGCTCTCTCTGGGCTGGCCGTGTGTAACGACAGAGAtaggcagccccagccccagctaTCTGCCCCGCTATCAGGCTGACCCGGCACAGTGTGATAACATCTTGGTACCCTGATGTGAGCCGCCTGTATCTTATCGCTCTCCGAAatgatcattttctttctatattgCTGTAcctacatttgttttttatttttttcccctttcaaagcCTGGCTTTTAAGCCAGTGCCATCTATGATGCCGCAGAGAGGTGTGCAGGCCTGTGCTTGTGGTGTAGGGCTGGAGACTGCCCTGCCTTTCCTCTCGGTTGATGTGAAGCCCCATGGACTCAGTGACATGCTTTCCtttgcgcttttttttttttttttttctcacatgcGTCTCTACGAGATGTCTTGCATGGAGGCATTTGAAGCCAGAGCCGAAGTTTGCTAGAAGTGGTGCTTCTGtaccacacaggaaaaaaaaaaaaaagcagattagCCAACAACCAACAAATTGAGCAGTGCCTTTGAGTTTCCAGCGGGGGTAGGGAATGGAGTGTCCCTGGTTGCCTCTCGCAATTGTTAATTCATAAAGAAGCACAGTCCCGAAAAATGTTCTCAGCAGCTCTTCCCccttt
This sequence is a window from Cygnus atratus isolate AKBS03 ecotype Queensland, Australia chromosome 12, CAtr_DNAZoo_HiC_assembly, whole genome shotgun sequence. Protein-coding genes within it:
- the MAF gene encoding transcription factor Maf isoform X2 yields the protein MASELAMSGSDLPTSPLAMEYVNDFDLMKFEVKKEPVETDRIISQCGRLIAGGSLSSTPMSTPCSSVPPSPSFSAPSPGSGSDQKGHLEDYYWMTGYPQQLNPEALGFSPEDAVEALINSSHHPLPGAFDGYARGQQLAAAAGSGGSGPAEEMGSAAAVVSAVIAAAAAQGGAPHYHHHHHHHPHHGAGGHPHGAAPGSAPPSSSSSSSSSSSSSAAGSGGGGGGGGGGGGGAGGLHHPHHGGGGLHFDDRFSDEQLVTMSVRELNRQLRGVSKEEVIRLKQKRRTLKNRGYAQSCRFKRVQQRHVLESEKNQLLQQVEHLKQEISRLVRERDAYKEKYEKLVSNGFRENGSSSDNPSSPEFFMP
- the MAF gene encoding transcription factor Maf isoform X1: MASELAMSGSDLPTSPLAMEYVNDFDLMKFEVKKEPVETDRIISQCGRLIAGGSLSSTPMSTPCSSVPPSPSFSAPSPGSGSDQKGHLEDYYWMTGYPQQLNPEALGFSPEDAVEALINSSHHPLPGAFDGYARGQQLAAAAGSGGSGPAEEMGSAAAVVSAVIAAAAAQGGAPHYHHHHHHHPHHGAGGHPHGAAPGSAPPSSSSSSSSSSSSSAAGSGGGGGGGGGGGGGAGGLHHPHHGGGGLHFDDRFSDEQLVTMSVRELNRQLRGVSKEEVIRLKQKRRTLKNRGYAQSCRFKRVQQRHVLESEKNQLLQQVEHLKQEISRLVRERDAYKEKYEKLVSNGFRENGSSSDNPSSPEFFMYPRESSTTVM